A single window of Canis lupus familiaris isolate Mischka breed German Shepherd chromosome 7, alternate assembly UU_Cfam_GSD_1.0, whole genome shotgun sequence DNA harbors:
- the LOC111096677 gene encoding uncharacterized protein LOC111096677 isoform X1, which translates to MPRWLSQVTTLRRIWQGFSSPLLAGALWWPSAHRQPVKLERSMGQCPATFLETTSDTKMDRRPHSRVSAGPAAPPPQQVRS; encoded by the exons atgcccaggtggctcagtcag GTGACTACCTTGCGTAGAATATGGCAAGGATTCTCCAGCCCATTGCTGGCAGGGGCTTTATGGTGGCCGAGTGCACACCGTCAACCAGTTAAACTTGAACGCTCCATGGGGCAATGTCCTGCAACATTCCTGGAGACCACCTCTGACACCAAGAT GGACAGGCGCCCGCACAGTCGGGTCTccgcgggccccgccgccccgccgccgcagCAGGTGCGCTCTTGA